The Pseudomonas sp. TH06 genome contains the following window.
GGCCAGAACCGGTTTGATCGCAGCGGGTCTGCTGTCGAGTTCCGGCAGCGTCACCCAGACGCCCGCCGGCAAAACCGGTCCGTATTCGGCCAGGGTCGAATTGAGCTTCCACAACGCTGCGTCGGCCTGATCGTCTGAGCGACCGACCTCGCGGTAGAGCAACAGATTGACCGAATCGCCGGCCACGCTTCGTACTTTACGCATTGTTGAACTCCGCCAATTCGAGTACCCACTTGATCACCATCGCGGTGCCGTCATCGATGACCTCGCTCTGGTTTTCCTGAACGCTGGTGATCCGCCACAAACCCCAGTTGCGACCGATGCCGTCGATCAACGGCAGCGGTATTCTCAAGGCTTGCAGCGCACGCAGTTCATCGAGCCGTTCCATGGCCACGGCGTACATCGAGGTGCCGCCAATGGTCAGGGTTTCGGGCTTCTGCCCGGTCTGATGAGACTTGGGTTTGCTGGTAAGGATCGGCAATTCAGTCCAGCCACCATCGGATTTTCGCGCCAGCGTGCTGTAGGCAAATTCGCGGGACAGTCCGAAGATGAAACTGCCGAGTGCCATTTGTTGTTTCATCAGGCCACTCCATCGGTAAGGGCTGCGTCACGGCGGGTGCCGAGGGGGTTGCTGGACATCAGCGGTGTGAATTGGTTATCGAACTGACTTTGCAGATGCTGTGTGACCAGCAATCCGATGTTTTCCGAACTGCCGGGATCACTGCAGTACACCTGCACCGAAGGGGCGAAGGTGACATGTTGGTTGGAAGCCTGGGCGCTCGCCAGATCCTTGCTGACCTGGCCGGGTGCGGAGAGTGTGTCAGAGGCGATGACAACTAGCCTTTCACTCATGGCCGCTCCCGGGTCCCCGTCCGAGGCTGGAACAACCTGGGAAATCGTCCCCATGGCAACGCTCGATGGCCCCAGGCGGGGTGTATTGAGCAATAATGATTGCTCGCCGATTTCCACTTCCCTGGCGGTCGCGGGCGCCAGACTGGCGATCTCCGTCACCGGCGGATCCGTTGGAAGCTGCGTTGCAGAATCGGCGGTAGACGAAAGGTCCGGGGGGGTGGCGGACGCGCCGCCGGGTATCCGTTTGCGCAACCGGTCTTTCCCCTCATCGACAGCGGCGTCCAAAATCACATCGAAGATCTTTTTCAGCGCTGTTCCCACCGTGATGATCACGGCAGAAGTCGTCGGATGCTCCTCGGCGAATTCGCTCATGCTGTCGATGCTGGCACCGGCAACGCTCAGCGCCTGTGGAGAAGGTGACACTGCATTGGCGCTGGCGATGGCCAAACGCTCGCTTCGTGCACTCTGAGCGTTCCACTGTCCTTGCGGGGTATTGGAAAGCGCCAGGGCAGACTGGCGCACCGAACTCTGATCACCGACCTTCGAAGTGGCGTATTGGTCTTTGTCCTTCACTTGCGAGAAGGCCTCGTTGACGTCACCAAGGTTCTGCGACAGCAACTGCACGGCATTACCGCTATCGGCAAATAACGTCTGCGCCAACATGGCGCGTTGCTCGGCCGGTTTGGCGTTGAGCGCAGCAAGTACCGAGAGCACCGCACCTTGTGCATTTTGCTTGTCGGGATCATGCATCGCCGCGGTCACGGCCACCGGATCAAGCCCCAGTTGCTTCCACGCGCCACGCTCGGTGGCGGACACGTTGCCCCCTTTGTCCAGCGCGATGGAAATGCTCTTCAATACCTCGCCGGCATCGTCCTTCTTCGTCCCGCTGTTGAGCAAAGCTGCCGAAAGCGCGGCGGCTTGCTCAGGTTGCAGGCCCGCCGTGATCGCCGCATCACCCGACTGCTTGAGGACGGCACCGATGTCTGCCGGCTTGGCCCCCCCCGGCATTTTGCCGAGCTGGTTTGTCGCATCCGCAAGGTCAAACGCCTGATCTCGAGTGAGCTTCATCGAAGTGCGCCACACCGCCATCATTTCGGCGACTTCCATGGCCGGGACTTTGAAGGCTGACGCAACGACCGCAGCATCACCGGCGAAGTTGAGCAATTCAAACGGCTTGTCCGATGCATTGGTCAGCTCATTGCCGAACCATGCGTCAGCCGCCAGCGTCGCAACTTTGAGCAACTCTTGACCGCTGGTGCCGCCCGCCGCCACCAGTGGCGCACTGGCCATGATCAAGCTCGACACCGCCATTTCATTAGTCTGCTTTGGCGGCAGTTGCGCGGCGCTGACCAACTCGGCCGCAGCCGAGTACAAGTCAATTGCGGGTTTGAGACTCTCAGGCGCCTTGGCCCGCTCACTTGCCTCACCCGGCGGCGTCGCTTCGTGGGCGGCCTCGCCCTTCGCAGCGGTATTGAGCGGGATCGAACGCAGGTTGGACAACACCAGCCGCAACGCGTCGATCGCCGCCGTCAGCGAGCCGATCTTGCTGCTCGCCGTGTTGAGCGCCTGACTCAGGCTGGAAACCTGCTCGCGGGCAATTGCTCCTGTACCGGCGCTCGCCGCCGCCACATTCAAACGGCTGTTGCCGGGCGCAGCAGCACTGCGCTCATCGGCATTCATCGGCGCATATTTACTCTCTGCCATTGCCGCTCTACTCCTGTTTCACGCCAAGGCGAGTGATCGCTATGTCGTAGCGGCGCAACGCCTTTTCGGCGTCCCACTCCAGAATCTCCGCCTCACTTACCGGGTAAATGAGCGGCACGATATCGAGGATTACTTCGATGTCGCGTTCCGAAAGTAGGCCGCCGGCTGGTTTAAAAAATCGTCTATGCGCACCTGCAATTGCGCCCAGTCCGGGACGGTCAGTTGGGCCAGATCGGGGATCATCAGGCCGGCGCAATGGGCGGTGATGAACTCGGCGCGTTCCTTGGCCGTTTTCAGTTTCTTCATCACTTTGGTAGCGCGCAGCACTGGCATTTCCAGGCTCAGCGACGTCACGGTGCGGCCGGTCACAGCGAGCGGTTGCAGCAGCTGGATCTGATCGGGATCGGCAGATTTTTCCGCGTCTTCCACCTGATCGAGAAAGTACGAAGTCGGACGGGACGACATCTCGTGCACGTACTGGGCGATGCTCACATAGTCCGGGCGCTTGAGCTGGTCGAGTTCCTTGACCGACAGGCCGGTGGCGAGCAGCGCCAGCTCAAAGAACTGATCGTCTTCGTCATCACCGGCACGTTCCAGCGCTTCTTTTTGCGCGGCGTAGAACAGCGGTTTGAGCTGGATCTGTTCGATCTGCGAACCGTCATCGCCAGTGATTGGCGACAACAAGTCATGCTTGGGTGGCATCCACGACATGAATGAATTCCTTGGTGATTCTTGAGGGGTGTAGCAATTCCCTTGCAGGAGTGAGCTGTTGTGGCGAGGGGATTTATCCCCGATGGGTCGCGAAGCGGCCCCAGACTGGTATGAAAAATCAGACTTTGGGCTGCTACGCAGCCATCGGGGATAAATCCCCTCACCACAGGGCCCGCTCCCACAGGGTCAAGTGCCGGGCGCGCTTACAGCGTTACGGCATCAGCACCGCACGCCGCGCATCACCGAGGATGTCGACGCCGTTGAGCACGAACTTTTGGGTACGGACGTCGATGTCGATCACCGGCACGCCGTTTTCCAGGCGGTTGTAGGTGCGGCAGGACAGTTCGAGGTTGGTCTTGGGTTTCTCACCCATCTTCACCGCGGTCTCCTCAAGGGATTTCAGCTTGCCGCCGACGGTGTGGTAGGTGAACCAGGTGTTGCCGTCCTGATCCTGACCGGCTTCACGCACGTTCAGCAGGATGTCGTCGCCCAGCTTCACACCCAGTGCGAGCATGACTTCGGCGCCCATGCCTTGCAGGGTCAGCTTGGCGTTGAGCGCTTTGCCGCCCTTGGCCATTTCTTCGACGATGAAGCGGCCGCCACGCATCTCTTCCACATCGAATTCGATTTTCGGCGGGGTGAATTCTTCAACGGTCGCCGACAGCGGCAGGCCTTGCAGGGTGGCCGCGATGGCCTGGCGATTGCGGTTGGTAAACATTAGAGAACGTCCTCCAGGAACTGCTCGATGATTTCATCGCGGGCGTTGAGTTGATAAACCATGTGTTCGTTCGGCGCGTAGCGGCCGTAGTCGATGACCACGTACCAGGTGCCGTTCTTGTACTTCTCGACGCTGTTGAGTTCCGGGTGCAGATAGACGCTGCCGCCAGGAATGGTTTCGTCGGCGACCAGGGTCTGCAGCCAGTCGTTGATGCGCTTGACCTCTTGATCCATGAAGGATTTGGTGAGGTTCTTGGCCATGGCTTTCTGGCCGGCCTTGACCAGCTTGCGGCTGATCGCATCTTCAAGACCGACGTAGCTGATGAACTTGCCGGTGATCGAGCGGTTACCCAGCAGCGAGAAGCCACCGAGTACGGTGCGGGCGTAGTAGCTGACGCCGTAACGGTTGAGCAGATCGCCTTCGGTGGAGGTGTCGAGAATGTTGTATTCGACCACTCGCGAGACGTCTTCGGCGTAGGTCACCTGGTTGCCCGGGCTCTCCCACTGCTTGACCTTGGCCAACGCGGCAATCGCCAGACTGGACGGCGACAGGAAGACGTTTTTCTTCGCCGCTTTCGAGTACACGGCGGGCATGTTGTGCACCACCAGGCAACGGTCGAAACCGAGGTCGGCGCCGCCCAGTTCCTGGCTGTACAGCACTTGATCCGCGACCGAAGCGTCCTTGCCGTCCAGCACGACACGGGCCTTGATGCGCTTGCCGAACGAGGCGAACTCGCTGGCCACCGCTTTGGTGCCGGTGAAGCCCGGCGCGCCGATGATGGTCAGGTCTTCCGGGACACTGCCCAGTGCAGCCAGACCGAGCTTGCGGCCGGTCGCCGGTTCAACACCGCCGATCACTGCGTTAACGGTGTCGGCCGGGGTCGCGCCCGCTTCGACGATGACCACGTAGACCGGCACCTTGACCACTTTAAGGATCTGGTAGACCGCGTGGTACAGGGTGCCCTCTTCCGAACCGGTCGGATCAAGCAGCGCGTGGGTGGTGAAGCTGTTGATGCGGAACGGCGCGTTACGCGGAATCAGCGGATCGGCCTTCGGCGCGGTGCCGACCAGACCGATGACGTTGTCACCCAGGCCACCCATGGCCTCGGGGGATTCAGTGGCATTGACGGTAATGCCGTTGTGCTCGAAGTTCAAAACCTCAGCCATGGTTAGTCAGCCTTCTTGGCAGCGGCCTTTTTGGCCTGAGTGGAGGGAGTTTTCAGTTCCAGTCGACCGGCGAACTGCAAGGCACTGGCCTCGACGTCGAGCAGATCAAGGTCTTGACCGACGCTCGACCAGTGCCCACCACCGGTGGGGAATGGGACGAGCACGGTGTAGGTTTGGCGGGTTGCCATTTTTCGTTTCTCCATAAACGGGAAAGCCTCTCGGAAGGAGGGGCTTGGCGGGTGTTGAATGTATTGGCCGTCAAATAAAACGCCCCGATAAACGGGACGTTTTATGAGGTGCCGGTTCAGGCTGAATCCGGCTGGTAC
Protein-coding sequences here:
- a CDS encoding tail protein X, which produces MRKVRSVAGDSVNLLLYREVGRSDDQADAALWKLNSTLAEYGPVLPAGVWVTLPELDSRPAAIKPVLAWD
- a CDS encoding phage tail protein, with protein sequence MKQQMALGSFIFGLSREFAYSTLARKSDGGWTELPILTSKPKSHQTGQKPETLTIGGTSMYAVAMERLDELRALQALRIPLPLIDGIGRNWGLWRITSVQENQSEVIDDGTAMVIKWVLELAEFNNA
- a CDS encoding phage tail tape measure protein — translated: MAESKYAPMNADERSAAAPGNSRLNVAAASAGTGAIAREQVSSLSQALNTASSKIGSLTAAIDALRLVLSNLRSIPLNTAAKGEAAHEATPPGEASERAKAPESLKPAIDLYSAAAELVSAAQLPPKQTNEMAVSSLIMASAPLVAAGGTSGQELLKVATLAADAWFGNELTNASDKPFELLNFAGDAAVVASAFKVPAMEVAEMMAVWRTSMKLTRDQAFDLADATNQLGKMPGGAKPADIGAVLKQSGDAAITAGLQPEQAAALSAALLNSGTKKDDAGEVLKSISIALDKGGNVSATERGAWKQLGLDPVAVTAAMHDPDKQNAQGAVLSVLAALNAKPAEQRAMLAQTLFADSGNAVQLLSQNLGDVNEAFSQVKDKDQYATSKVGDQSSVRQSALALSNTPQGQWNAQSARSERLAIASANAVSPSPQALSVAGASIDSMSEFAEEHPTTSAVIITVGTALKKIFDVILDAAVDEGKDRLRKRIPGGASATPPDLSSTADSATQLPTDPPVTEIASLAPATAREVEIGEQSLLLNTPRLGPSSVAMGTISQVVPASDGDPGAAMSERLVVIASDTLSAPGQVSKDLASAQASNQHVTFAPSVQVYCSDPGSSENIGLLVTQHLQSQFDNQFTPLMSSNPLGTRRDAALTDGVA
- a CDS encoding phage tail assembly protein, which encodes MSWMPPKHDLLSPITGDDGSQIEQIQLKPLFYAAQKEALERAGDDEDDQFFELALLATGLSVKELDQLKRPDYVSIAQYVHEMSSRPTSYFLDQVEDAEKSADPDQIQLLQPLAVTGRTVTSLSLEMPVLRATKVMKKLKTAKERAEFITAHCAGLMIPDLAQLTVPDWAQLQVRIDDFLNQPAAYFRNATSK
- a CDS encoding phage major tail tube protein → MFTNRNRQAIAATLQGLPLSATVEEFTPPKIEFDVEEMRGGRFIVEEMAKGGKALNAKLTLQGMGAEVMLALGVKLGDDILLNVREAGQDQDGNTWFTYHTVGGKLKSLEETAVKMGEKPKTNLELSCRTYNRLENGVPVIDIDVRTQKFVLNGVDILGDARRAVLMP
- a CDS encoding phage tail protein; translated protein: MAEVLNFEHNGITVNATESPEAMGGLGDNVIGLVGTAPKADPLIPRNAPFRINSFTTHALLDPTGSEEGTLYHAVYQILKVVKVPVYVVIVEAGATPADTVNAVIGGVEPATGRKLGLAALGSVPEDLTIIGAPGFTGTKAVASEFASFGKRIKARVVLDGKDASVADQVLYSQELGGADLGFDRCLVVHNMPAVYSKAAKKNVFLSPSSLAIAALAKVKQWESPGNQVTYAEDVSRVVEYNILDTSTEGDLLNRYGVSYYARTVLGGFSLLGNRSITGKFISYVGLEDAISRKLVKAGQKAMAKNLTKSFMDQEVKRINDWLQTLVADETIPGGSVYLHPELNSVEKYKNGTWYVVIDYGRYAPNEHMVYQLNARDEIIEQFLEDVL